The following proteins come from a genomic window of Macadamia integrifolia cultivar HAES 741 chromosome 14, SCU_Mint_v3, whole genome shotgun sequence:
- the LOC122062027 gene encoding uncharacterized protein LOC122062027 — translation MRAEESLEMDPAGLEAVVPTRVNSEKSLPSVGDKRPLENEDDVDNGGRLHKKAKGDLNMDMKKVAEIVLVLSAMGKMRGGRNPTDVEGRLMAEARQKLAEACEALAPKDILSSTAVKAVIEDIGLNNRLKDQRLGFRPPKMSITDRLLLTKRKMEESKGFSGQSRTYSSQLSQVGFGATVESRAPLLPAAHMFPPEKPCPTPVSVGVFQSAPPMVHVSALSSTSSMNQLAVSEVKPAVVPRGLPSSSVEKDSSSLTMPRTEAAHFRLDGRLNGPAFGSQVRENTSSDHQLEKAPRLGQTNKVSDLTPTKTEGSSNLSNPQVAFQAAKDQSSKSSVIQTVSGSLPSVQQPSHGINFIQNPSPFNNHNDIARNVQKFLHPRLPEHPNWIPPSVEYMNKALTCQICKATISDVESLLVCDACEKGVHLKCLQSYNQKGIPKGEWHCPKCIISSNGKPLPPKYGRVTRNNTAPKVSLNTNGGLISAVKKVENSDQKINHQKAIANGNPGILNPAVVGGTGSNHIESSHGLKITSVIEAQGSDFTISRVGPEKSRESAGNSDPPIQSCGTVGSNSDFTSLPKFERGHHYQASCNSLDYDKKGPLYHEASGNQDIVNSSTPKELGKSDLRETSECKSSCEIRQENQDLPQAGSTKASDSGNVARDCNRSSLDDLRDVDWVGDIVRIVDEKSFYQSCRVNGAVYKLQDHALFCSSNDNLRPSKIQALWEDNKTRSKWAIVNRCYLPSDLPKVVGRPCTPENNEVYESNHDSTVMAGLIQGPCQVLPPNKFKEESERRSHLLHGENDGLQTVFLCKWFYDESKGLFRTVTD, via the exons ATGAGGGCTGAAGAATCTTTAGAGATGGATCCGGCAGGTTTGGAGGCCGTGGTTCCGACAAGGGTTAATTCAGAGAAATCGTTGCCTTCTGTTGGTGATAAGAGACCCTTGGAGAACGAAGATGATGTTGATAACGGTGGGCGGTTGCATAAGAAGGCTAAAGGAGATTTGAATATGGATATGAAGAAGGTCGCGGAGATTGTTCTGGTTTTGTCGGCGATGGGAAAGATGCGTGGAGGGAGGAATCCTACCGATGTGGAGGGAAGGCTCATGGCGGAAGCTCGGCAGAAATTGGCGGAAGCGTGTGAAGCGCTGGCTCCGAAGGATATCCTTTCTAGTACTGCTGTTAAGGCTGTTATTGAGGATATTGGGCTTAACAATAGGTTGAAGGATCAGAGGTTAGGGTTTCGTCCTCCGAAGATGTCTATTACGGACAGGTTGCTTCTCACAAAGAGAAAG ATGGAAGAATCCAAGGGTTTTTCTGGACAATCTAGAACATATTCATCTCAGTTGTCACAAGTAGGCTTTGGTGCAACAGTTGAAAGTCGTGCTCCACTGTTACCAGCTGCACATATGTTTCCACCAGAAAAACCATGTCCTACACCAGTGTCTGTTGGAGTATTTCAATCTGCTCCACCCATGGTTCATGTTTCTGCATTGTCTTCAACATCCTCGATGAATCAGTTGGCTGTTAGTGAAGTAAAGCCAGCTGTGGTGCCCAGAGGACTGCCTAGCAGCTCAGTAGAAAaggattcttcttctttaacaATGCCTCGAACAGAAGCAGCACATTTCAGATTGGATGGAAGATTAAATGGGCCAGCTTTTGGATCCCAAGTTCGAG AAAATACTTCTAGTGATCACCAGTTGGAGAAAGCTCCCAGACTTGGTCAAACAAACAAGGTGTCAGATCTTACACCAACTAAGACTGAGGGTTCTTCTAACTTAAGTAATCCTCAAGTAGCCTTTCAAGCAGCAAAAGATCAGAGCTctaaatcgtctgtaattcaaACTGTATCCGGTAGCCTGCCAAGTGTACAGCAACCTTCACATGGCATCAACTTTATTCAAAACCCCTCACCTTTCAATAACCACAATGACATTGCAAGGAATGTTCAGAAATTTTTGCATCCAAGGCTTCCTGAGCATCCTAATTGGATTCCCCCTTCAGTTGAGTACATGAATAAGGCCTTAACTTGTCAAATATGTAAGGCTACCATCAGTGATGTAGAAAGTTTACTTGTTTGTGATGCTTGCGAGAAAGGAGTTCACTTAAAATGTCTTCAATCATACAATCAAAAAGGCATTCCTAAAGGGGAGTGGCACTGCCCTAAGTGCATAATATCAAGCAATGGGAAGCCATTGCCCCCTAAATACGGTCGTGTGACGAGAAATAACACTGCACCTAAGGTGTCTTTAAACACCAATGGAGGTCTAATTTCTGCAGTGAAGAAAGTTGAAAATTCAGATCAAAAGATCAATCATCAGAAAGCCATTGCTAATGGAAACCCTGGTATACTGAATCCTGCTGTTGTTGGTGGTACAGGAAGTAACCATATTGAGTCATCCCATGGACTAAAGATCACAAGTGTAATAGAAGCACAGGGATCTGATTTCACCATAAGCAGAGTAGGCCCAGAAAAGTCTAGGGAAAGTGCAGGGAATTCTGATCCACCCATTCAAAGTTGTGGAACAGTGGGATCCAATTCTGATTTTACATCGCTGCCGAAGTTTGAGCGAGGACACCATTATCAAGCCTCATGTAACTCATTAGATTATGACAAGAAAGGGCCATTATACCATGAAGCTTCTGGAAATCAAGATATTGTTAATAGTTCCACCCCTAAGGAGCTTGGGAAATCTGATTTAAGAGAGACTTCTGAATGTAAGTCAAGCTGTGAGATCCGGCAAGAGAACCAAGATCTTCCTCAGGCAGGTTCAACTAAGGCTTCAGATTCTGGGAATGTAGCTAGAGATTGCAATAGGTCTTCATTAGATGATTTGCGTGATGTGGATTGGGTTGGTGATATAGTTCGCATAGTAGATGAGAAGTCATTTTATCAGTCTTGTCGTGTTAATGGAGCAGTATACAAGCTGCAAGATCATGCTCTTTTTTGTTCTAGCAATGATAATCTGAGACCTTCGAAGATTCAG GCCTTGTGGGAGGATAACAAAACACGGTCAAAGTGGGCTATTGTGAATAGGTGTTACTTGCCTAGTGACTTGCCTAAGGTGGTTGGCCGGCCATGTACTCCTGAAAATAATGAG GTATATGAATCTAATCATGATAGCACTGTAATGGCTGGCTTAATTCAGGGGCCATGTCAAGTTCTTCCTCCAAACAAGTttaaggaagaaagtgaaagaagaagCCATTTACTTCATGGGGAAAATGATGGATTACAAACTGTTTTCCTGTGCAA